The following are encoded together in the Raineyella sp. LH-20 genome:
- a CDS encoding GNAT family N-acetyltransferase: MAITLPLTVRHTTEGDIEAILRLEKSTDTAEWLGPTGRDYHEAALADPDQEHLLLFVGDELAGYGVLAGILDGGDIELRRMVIAPAHRSQGFGRRFVRYIVDYVRETYACRGMWLDMKCHNDRARKLYASEGFTSFVPARDGKLGRSYMRRKF; this comes from the coding sequence ATGGCTATCACCCTGCCCTTGACCGTCAGGCACACGACGGAGGGCGACATCGAGGCGATCCTTCGCCTGGAGAAGTCTACGGACACGGCCGAATGGCTTGGTCCGACGGGCCGCGACTACCACGAGGCGGCTCTGGCTGATCCCGACCAGGAGCACCTGCTGCTGTTCGTCGGCGACGAGCTGGCCGGCTACGGCGTGCTCGCCGGAATCCTCGACGGCGGAGACATCGAGCTCCGCCGCATGGTCATCGCCCCGGCTCACCGCAGCCAAGGCTTCGGCCGCCGATTCGTCCGCTACATCGTCGACTACGTCCGTGAGACGTACGCCTGCCGTGGCATGTGGCTGGACATGAAGTGCCACAACGACCGCGCCCGCAAGCTGTATGCCAGCGAGGGCTTCACCTCTTTCGTTCCGGCCCGCGACGGCAAGCTCGGCCGGTCCTACATGCGTCGCAAGTTCTGA
- a CDS encoding CueP family metal-binding protein, translating into MTKPLPALVVPAVMTIAALTLSACAATAPRGATTSTSAPGGSASAAAPATDLASVDAVLATAGLQGRSTEDVVAALEASTEDRTAGPVASVRHDQVVLTAGDRQVAMALPAGRTYLSIAPYEKKTHDCYNHNLATCQGELAGAQVHVTITDTAGASLVDQDVTLGANGFAGFWLPRDIRGTVTVTYAGKTATQDIATGPDDPTCLTTLKLG; encoded by the coding sequence GTGACGAAGCCCCTGCCCGCCCTCGTGGTCCCGGCGGTCATGACCATCGCCGCGCTCACTCTGAGCGCCTGTGCCGCCACCGCCCCGCGCGGTGCCACGACGTCGACCTCCGCACCGGGAGGATCGGCGTCCGCGGCGGCCCCGGCCACCGACCTGGCGAGCGTCGACGCGGTGCTGGCCACCGCCGGTCTGCAGGGGCGCAGCACCGAGGACGTGGTGGCGGCGCTGGAGGCCTCGACCGAGGACCGCACCGCCGGCCCGGTCGCCTCGGTGCGCCACGACCAGGTGGTGCTGACCGCCGGCGACCGCCAGGTCGCGATGGCCCTGCCGGCGGGCCGGACCTACCTGTCGATCGCCCCGTACGAGAAGAAGACGCACGACTGCTACAACCACAACCTGGCCACCTGCCAGGGCGAACTCGCCGGCGCGCAGGTGCATGTGACCATCACCGACACCGCGGGGGCGTCGCTGGTCGACCAGGACGTCACGCTCGGCGCCAACGGGTTCGCCGGCTTCTGGCTGCCCCGCGACATCCGGGGCACTGTGACGGTGACGTACGCCGGGAAGACCGCCACCCAGGACATCGCCACCGGCCCGGACGACCCGACATGCCTGACCACCCTGAAGCTGGGCTGA
- a CDS encoding response regulator transcription factor has product MTGEHGGVTGEQGGVTGEQGGTPRDRGGTPQEQGGVTGDRGGGAPGATYRRDMDPTGDATPRVLVVDDEKALARMVASYLDRAGYLTRLEHTGPDALAAVRSWAPDVVILDLGLPGMDGMEVCRQLRRTSDAYVIMLTARDDEFDTLMGFAAGADDYVTKPFSTRTLVSRVQAVLRRPRTRAEAAAGREFAPGGSAGDTVGQAGVGQAGPRGSEGPGGADGRDERTAAGPSVPDGPSTAVEADALERTFGGLRIDVAGHEAFLDGERLALTPTEFSLLLTLSERPRWAFSRRRLLDAVWGEHWVGDDHLVDVHIANLRRKLGDDPERPRFVLTVRGVGYRMGRG; this is encoded by the coding sequence GTGACCGGGGAGCACGGCGGAGTGACCGGGGAGCAGGGCGGGGTGACCGGGGAGCAGGGCGGCACGCCCCGGGATCGTGGCGGCACGCCCCAGGAGCAGGGCGGGGTGACCGGAGACCGTGGCGGCGGGGCGCCCGGGGCGACGTATCGTCGGGACATGGATCCCACCGGTGACGCCACCCCCCGCGTCCTCGTCGTCGACGACGAGAAGGCCCTGGCCCGGATGGTCGCCAGCTACCTGGACCGGGCCGGCTACCTCACCCGGCTCGAGCACACCGGCCCGGACGCCCTGGCGGCCGTACGCTCCTGGGCTCCGGACGTGGTCATCCTCGATCTCGGCCTGCCCGGGATGGACGGGATGGAAGTCTGCCGGCAGCTGCGGCGCACCTCCGACGCGTACGTCATCATGCTCACCGCGCGCGACGACGAGTTCGACACGCTGATGGGGTTCGCCGCCGGGGCCGACGACTACGTCACCAAGCCGTTCAGCACCCGCACCCTGGTGTCCCGGGTGCAGGCGGTGCTCCGTCGTCCACGGACCCGGGCCGAGGCCGCGGCGGGCCGAGAGTTCGCCCCGGGCGGATCCGCGGGGGACACCGTTGGGCAGGCCGGAGTCGGGCAGGCCGGACCGCGCGGTTCCGAGGGCCCGGGCGGCGCCGATGGGCGGGACGAGCGGACCGCGGCGGGCCCATCGGTCCCCGACGGGCCGAGCACGGCTGTCGAGGCGGATGCACTGGAGCGTACGTTCGGCGGACTGCGGATCGACGTGGCCGGCCACGAGGCGTTCCTCGACGGGGAACGCCTCGCCCTGACACCGACCGAGTTCAGCCTGTTGCTCACGCTGTCCGAGCGGCCCCGCTGGGCGTTCAGCCGCCGCCGGTTGCTCGACGCCGTGTGGGGCGAGCACTGGGTCGGCGACGACCACCTGGTCGACGTCCACATCGCCAACCTGCGGCGCAAGCTCGGCGACGACCCCGAACGGCCTCGGTTCGTCCTCACTGTCCGCGGCGTCGGCTATCGGATGGGCCGGGGGTGA
- a CDS encoding HAMP domain-containing sensor histidine kinase: MSPTRRRAASLSTRLLVTQAVVVVASLATAGLVSSLIGPMIFHRHLVEAGATADSPELAHVEFAFRDAGALALAAGLGVAVVVAIAVSWYVGRRLRTPLRDLTHAAGRFAAGEETVRVPEWGNGQEIDELATAFNAMADTIAHAEETRRRLLTDVGHELRTPLATMAAHLDGLEDGIIAWDPQLQDLFRDEVTRMSALARDISAVSRAEEGTGDLHRQRIDLSEVVAAAHHELAGAYADKGVRLAVPSADPAHAADRTVLADPARIGQVLTNLLSNALRHTPPGGAVTVALQPAAGIEEPHRPGVAITVTDTGEGIAADQLPHVFERFWRGSTAREHDHLGSGVGLTISRALVRRHGGTLTAASDGPGRGSTFTLWLPGL; this comes from the coding sequence GTGAGCCCGACGCGGCGCCGCGCGGCCAGCCTGTCCACCCGGCTGCTGGTCACCCAGGCCGTCGTGGTGGTCGCCAGCCTGGCCACCGCCGGACTGGTCTCCTCGTTGATCGGGCCGATGATCTTCCACCGGCACCTGGTGGAGGCCGGCGCCACCGCTGACTCCCCCGAGCTGGCTCACGTCGAGTTCGCCTTCCGCGACGCCGGCGCCCTCGCCCTGGCCGCCGGGCTGGGGGTCGCCGTGGTGGTCGCGATCGCCGTCAGCTGGTACGTCGGGCGACGGCTGCGGACGCCGCTGCGCGACCTGACGCATGCCGCCGGCCGGTTCGCGGCCGGCGAGGAGACGGTCCGGGTGCCCGAGTGGGGCAACGGTCAGGAGATCGACGAACTGGCCACCGCCTTCAACGCGATGGCCGACACCATCGCCCACGCCGAGGAGACCCGCCGCCGGCTGCTCACCGACGTCGGCCACGAACTGCGGACGCCGCTGGCGACGATGGCCGCCCACCTCGACGGGCTGGAGGACGGCATCATCGCGTGGGACCCGCAGCTGCAGGACCTGTTCCGCGACGAGGTGACCCGGATGAGTGCCCTGGCCCGCGACATCTCCGCGGTCTCCCGGGCGGAGGAGGGCACCGGCGACCTGCACCGGCAGCGGATCGACCTGTCCGAGGTGGTCGCCGCCGCCCACCACGAACTCGCCGGGGCGTACGCGGACAAGGGCGTACGCCTCGCCGTCCCGTCCGCCGACCCGGCGCACGCAGCGGACCGTACGGTCCTCGCCGATCCGGCCCGGATCGGACAGGTGTTGACCAACCTGCTCAGCAACGCCCTGCGGCACACCCCGCCGGGAGGCGCGGTGACGGTGGCGCTGCAGCCGGCGGCCGGCATCGAGGAGCCGCACCGGCCGGGGGTGGCGATCACCGTCACCGACACCGGGGAGGGGATCGCCGCCGACCAGCTGCCGCACGTCTTCGAGCGGTTCTGGCGCGGCAGCACGGCGCGGGAGCACGACCACCTCGGATCAGGGGTCGGCCTGACGATCAGTCGCGCCCTGGTCCGCCGCCACGGCGGCACGCTGACCGCGGCGAGCGACGGCCCCGGCCGCGGCAGCACCTTCACCCTCTGGCTGCCCGGACTCTAG
- a CDS encoding aldo/keto reductase, with translation MDQIRLGDSGLTVSPITIGCMSFGTPGEGPQKWSLGEADSRAVIRRALDAGLTTFDTADMYSQGRSEEILGAALADLTRRDEVVIATKVFFPTGQGPYDRGLSRKHIMSAIDASLTRLGTDYVDLYQIHRWDYATPIEETMEALHDVVKAGKARYLGASSMWTWQFAKAQYTADRHGWTRFVSMQDHYNLLMREEEREMHPFCLDQGVGVIPWSPMARGKLTRPLGQHTPRQDTDRPVRAGMYSHNPDADATIIATVADIARSRGVSMAQVALAWVMAQPAVTSPIVGVTKTEQLDDAIAAIDLTLSQEEIARLEAPYTPRRPEGHE, from the coding sequence ATGGACCAGATCCGTCTCGGTGACTCGGGCCTCACCGTCAGCCCCATCACCATCGGCTGCATGAGCTTCGGCACCCCGGGCGAGGGGCCGCAGAAGTGGTCGCTGGGCGAGGCCGACAGCCGCGCAGTGATCCGCCGCGCCCTGGACGCCGGGCTGACCACCTTCGACACCGCGGACATGTACTCGCAGGGTCGCAGCGAGGAGATCCTCGGCGCCGCGCTCGCCGATCTCACCCGCCGCGACGAGGTGGTGATCGCCACCAAGGTGTTCTTCCCGACCGGCCAGGGGCCGTACGACCGCGGCCTGTCCCGCAAGCACATCATGAGCGCGATCGATGCCAGCCTGACCCGGCTCGGCACCGACTACGTCGACCTCTACCAGATCCACCGCTGGGACTACGCCACCCCGATCGAGGAGACGATGGAGGCGCTGCACGACGTGGTGAAGGCCGGCAAGGCGCGCTACCTCGGCGCCAGCTCGATGTGGACCTGGCAGTTCGCAAAGGCCCAGTACACCGCCGACCGCCACGGGTGGACCCGCTTCGTGTCGATGCAGGACCACTACAACCTGCTGATGCGCGAGGAGGAGCGGGAGATGCACCCGTTCTGCCTCGACCAGGGTGTCGGCGTGATCCCGTGGTCGCCGATGGCACGCGGCAAGCTGACCCGCCCGCTCGGCCAGCACACCCCGCGCCAGGACACCGACCGGCCGGTCCGGGCCGGGATGTACTCGCACAATCCCGATGCCGACGCGACGATCATCGCGACGGTGGCCGACATCGCCCGCTCCCGCGGGGTGTCGATGGCCCAGGTCGCCCTCGCCTGGGTGATGGCGCAGCCCGCCGTCACCTCCCCGATCGTCGGCGTCACCAAGACCGAGCAGCTCGACGACGCGATCGCGGCGATCGACCTGACGCTGAGCCAGGAGGAGATCGCACGGCTCGAGGCCCCGTACACGCCGCGCCGGCCGGAGGGGCACGAGTGA
- a CDS encoding NUDIX domain-containing protein: protein MTDDADLAGTTDLARTADLAGTADLAGTADTADSAGPDGRGAARVHAGSMTTTDHSDHDPATEPELGTAAEVAQFGAPGEGTPNAMGDAMRGAMSERTTAPVAPASEGPVQPIAGFVPQEIPVSAGAILLDDQGRLLVLKPTYKAGWTIPGGIMEASGETPWEACRREVFEEVGLVVDGARLVCVDTRPAREGRKLGLRFLFHCGVLSPEQVTDIVIDPVEIAEHRFAPIDEALTLLRKPVRRRVRRGLAARHCVYLENGRPVDGIS from the coding sequence ATGACGGATGACGCCGATCTCGCCGGCACCACTGATCTCGCCCGCACCGCCGATCTCGCCGGCACCGCCGATCTCGCAGGCACTGCCGACACCGCCGATTCCGCAGGCCCGGACGGCCGCGGCGCCGCCCGGGTCCATGCTGGATCCATGACCACGACGGATCACTCGGACCACGACCCCGCGACCGAGCCCGAGCTCGGAACGGCCGCGGAGGTGGCGCAGTTCGGGGCGCCGGGGGAGGGCACCCCGAACGCGATGGGGGACGCGATGCGGGGCGCGATGTCGGAGCGTACGACCGCGCCCGTGGCACCCGCGAGTGAGGGTCCTGTGCAGCCCATCGCCGGGTTCGTGCCGCAGGAGATCCCGGTCTCCGCAGGCGCCATCCTGCTTGACGACCAGGGTCGCCTGCTCGTCCTCAAACCGACCTACAAAGCGGGCTGGACCATCCCCGGCGGGATCATGGAGGCCAGCGGTGAGACCCCGTGGGAGGCGTGTCGCCGCGAGGTGTTCGAGGAGGTCGGGCTGGTCGTGGACGGGGCGCGTCTGGTCTGTGTCGACACCCGCCCGGCCCGCGAAGGACGCAAACTCGGCCTGCGGTTCCTCTTCCACTGCGGCGTCCTGTCGCCCGAACAGGTCACCGACATCGTGATCGACCCGGTGGAGATCGCGGAGCACCGGTTCGCCCCGATCGACGAGGCGCTGACCCTGCTGCGCAAGCCTGTCCGGCGACGCGTACGCCGCGGTCTGGCGGCCCGGCACTGCGTCTACCTGGAGAACGGGCGTCCGGTCGACGGCATCAGCTGA